One genomic region from Manis pentadactyla isolate mManPen7 chromosome 12, mManPen7.hap1, whole genome shotgun sequence encodes:
- the LOC118921314 gene encoding olfactory receptor 7G2-like, whose translation MEPRNHTDVSEFLLLGWTEDPELQAHIFRLFLSMYLVTILGNLLIILAVSSDPHLHTPMYFFLSNLSLADISLSTTMIPKMLVNIQAQNQHLSYSGCITQIGIVLFFDGCESCRLAAMAYDCYMAICHPLRYMVIMKHRLCDLLILLSLLLSTGVALILSLMVSRLSFCRDLEIPHFFCELPQVIKFACSDTLVNYILIYFAAGLCAGVPVSGIIFSYAQIISSILRFPSAEGKLKAFSTCGSHLCIVSFFYGTVFGVYISSVVTDSSRKTTVASVT comes from the coding sequence ATGGAACCCAGAAATCACACAGATGTTtcagaattcctcctcctgggatggACTGAGGATCCAGAACTGCAGGCCCACATCTTCAGGCTGTTCCTgtccatgtacctggtcaccatcctggggaacctgctcatcatcctggctgtcagctctgacccccacctccacacccccatgtacttcttcctctctaaCTTATCCCTGGCTGACATCAGTTTAAGCACAACCATGATCCCCaagatgctggtgaacatccaAGCACAGAATCAGCACCTCAGTTACTCAGGCTGTATCACTCAGATTGGCATTGTGTTGTTTTTTGATGGATGTGAAAGTTGTCGCCTTGCAGCAATGGCCTATGACTGCTACATGGCCATCTGTCACCCCCTGAGGTACATGGTCATCATGAAGCACCGGCTCTGTGATCTGCTCATTCTGCTTTCCCTCCTCCTTAGCACTGGGGTGGCCCTGATCCTTAGTCTGATGGTGTCACGGCTGTCTTTCTGCAGGGACCTGGAAATTCCccactttttctgtgaacttCCTCAGGTCATCAAATTTGCCTGCTCTGATACCCTCGTTAATTATATCCTGATATATTTTGCAGCTGGCCTCTGTGCAGGTGTTCCTGTATCtggaataattttttcttatgCTCAAATTATctcttctattttgagatttccaTCAGCAGAAGGGAAGCTTAAAGCTTTCTCCACCTGTGGGTCTCATCTGTGCATTGTTTCCTTCTTCTACGGGACAGTGTTTGGGGTGTATATTAGTTCTGTAGTTACTGACTCCTCCAGGAAGACAACAGTGGCTTCAGTGACGTAA